Sequence from the Argopecten irradians isolate NY chromosome 12, Ai_NY, whole genome shotgun sequence genome:
tctcaaagtgcccgatgtggatcacatcggggcttgcaacactagcggcaacggggtggaattcataccctgccgggaacggagtggaggcagggtatgattattcgttctacttatactggcaacgggcgaattagtcgtcccactccctgtatgctaagcaggagcagaaactaccacttttatagactttggtgtgtctcggccaggggacagaacccagagccttccccacaggggcgaacgctcaactcaaggccaaaagtgaggcggtgcaaagggaggcattaggaaagattaagtcagttaggaagaagagaaaagataagatcctaaatttagtcgccttttacgatcatgcaataggggcagcaggtacataCCTGCAGGGCCATCGATCAATGATATGACTATAGTctacataataaaacaaaaaacagtcATCAACACTTTTGCAATAGGTATGGATTTACTTACCAGCATTACCAGAATATCCCGATATTGTAAGAGGAAATCCCCATCCTGCCCAACTACAACGAAATTTGCTATACGACGCAAATTTGCGGACGCCTTGCCAGTCTTCAAGTTCAACATGTGCTTCACAGGCAGGCCTGTAGCACATATTCTTAACAATGCCTAGTCCTGAAACAACCCACAAAAAGGTCAACAAGCATATTTCTGATATGATGCAAGTATAACATCACATGGAAATACAACTATAATGAAAAAAGCGACAAAGAACTAAACTTGGTGTGCTACTTGTCTGTCGACAAAGGCAGTAAAATTAGTATGTCtcgtttatatataattatatataatcatgaatGCCTGGTTACACAAATCAAACATAACACATTATTCATATTTCCAGAAATATGTATTCAGTAGCATACTtatgtgatatagcactatacaaagGGTAAGAGCTCCACTatagaagaagacacaacacgaacgtACTGAGTCAAACCACGCATCTGACATCTGACATGGCCCTTACTGTTAACATGACGTTAAatgattaaacaaacaaacaaacaatagaggtttctaaaaaatcatttaaatttataaagcaaatagtaattttgttgatgtAGTAAGATCACTACGTTAAGAGGATGTGTGCGTTATGCATAGGGTAAACTAGTATTAAACACGTAGGTAGGAAATACTGATAAAGCATGCGAACATGTCTTATTTAGTTGCTTTAAAATAACTAACACTCCCAACTTGTGACACATTGACCCGGGAAAAGAGGTTACTAACATTCTCTAGTAGTTTCGCGTCGTCCTATTCGCATtccatatatatttaacatatttctgtattttcattAATGTGATGGTGTTAAAAGCAGGGTCGACCTTGAAAAGTAATTTGTTTGTATAAGTTATACAACTTTGTTctcaatacatgtattgttacaTTGGACTGACGAAATCGGAAAATCGCTGTTGCAacatgtgatgttgtgttggtaAATACGTTGAAATACAGGGAACGCCTGTGCGAGATCCGGTATGTTTGATACTTTATCATGCTCGATAAAACTATTTGTATGGGTTCATGTATGGTATCTGTTTACTGGCGTAAATAatgttcattattttaaaaCCGACCGATACTGAGAACATCCACGACAGTGCCTAAAGGAAggaaaaattaatgatttctcAGTTCAGGAATAGATTCAAGGAACTTTTTTGAGTGCGTattatgttttgtaatataataatataaataggTTGGTGCCATGATTATCGCTTGTTTTTCCGGCGAACCGGACCAACTGTGGATTGTTCCAACACCCACTTTAATAAAGACGCTTGTCTCGGCGATTAGCGGCTTTAAAAAGTAGTGGgagttatattttgtaagtgaGATCAGATAATTATTATGCAATTTAGGTAAATCACTTCTGCCGGAACTTATCTATAATACAGAGATAGAGACTTTGCCATCGGAATAACGTTTTTTGAATTTAGACATACCAGACCAGAATTCTCCATTTCCAAAGTCTCCAAATCCTGTACCACTAAACCCTCCGCGATTAAAAGACACAGAACCATCAAATCTGTTCTGCATAACCTGGGAAAATGGATAATGTTTACAATGATATACCCATTGTTTACGTGCACTCAAGCCATTAACACATGAATAATATAACATAGTAATATACTGTAACAAAGACAATTATATGAGGAAGTTTATTTGGAATTTCGGTATTTGTTTACATCCAATCTTATTGTTGTACCACAGGTAGCTTGTATGAACGAGCGACATTGCAAGCTATGTTCCTCTTAGCCTTCCATACTTGTTTTGCGTATAGGGGAGATAACACAGATGTCGAAAACTGATGTACCGTGTATCACATTTTCAGATTTTACATTCACTAAATCGCATGGGATTActtcaaagtttaattttactttgcaacatttcaaaattatcCACATTAACCCGGTAACCATGACATTTTCGGCCATTCGATCAGCAAATTGTCCAGTTCAGACTATGCTAAATTACTTATTAATCTGCGGGTCTATGCCAGGTCCACTTttttccaatctgattaaaatacagatccttattatcactacgtttgatatgaggatctgagaacatcccattaggggtcacgtcagtatgacctttggaaatggccaatcaaattggcactgccagaatctttacttgggacgaactagtttgaaaaaaacTGTCTAAATAATTTTCGTGTACATAGTCATCTCGCCAAAAGTGCACAACAATTCTAAATGTATATGCtaactgggacgaaatggcgttaacaATTCACGTAAAAATGTGTAGAATTGTATTTGATCTGGaatacacgtggtaaaaggtcatccgaacgtgaccccatatcGGGTATTGTCAGATCTTATATtaaacggagtggttataaggatctgtatttcaattagatttactttttttcttacCAGGACATATTCCGGTATCTAGGACAtatttttctcaaatattcTCAAATATTTCTCTCCGAAATACCCTGTTGTGGGCTAAGCTAGATCCCTCAAAATTCAAAGGGCACAGTTTCCGCATTGGTGCGGCTACGTCAGCTCACATATTAGGAATATACAATGACCAGATACAAGTGATAGGTAGGTGGAGGTCATCTGCTTACAGAAAATACATTCGTCTTCCAACACTGCCAGGTCTCATGCAATGAAATGCATGTATAGGTTTGCTGGTTCTTTGGATGATGGAACAGGTATATTTCTTTCATGTCAATAAGCTGGGTGGGGTGTTCATCCGGTTGGATGTACGGTGGCGGGTTGGACCCCACCTTTGTGGgaaatgtacataaaatgtatttgtcaaGTTTTGTATCTAGTCAATTTTCTATAAATTTGTTTATCAGTTATGTATACGTAGGTTTTGTCTAACCTTCAAATTATTGGTCTAGAGGTGAACCAAGGAGAAATCCGTAACACTTAGTTTATATGGTCAATTTTGTGTAATTGACATTATGATCATTACATGGTTTTGTTAAATCCTAGCGCCCCTGGGATCATTGGTCTTGGGACGTTCTGGAAATAATTTAGTATAGAAATTATTACATGTTCAAATAGCTAGATGATTATTATTGGTTCCCCCATGGGATTATTGGTCCTTGGGTGATACTGATATCGTTTATAGTGTAATAAACGACCATTTTCATTCGGTTAGTGTTTGTCATTTTATTAAGATTTCAAGAACAAGCAGCTTACAAATAAATCTATCCCTTTCGCGACAACGGATTCTCGTTTGAAGTAAAACAATGTAACTGGCAAATCACTACATGCACTGTTTTGGATGCAATCTACAAGTAAATAGTTGCAAGATAAACATAATAAAGTTAGTATCGTACAATACAAGATTTAtgtttggtgctcgacacggaaaacGTCGTCTCGGCTTTCCTTAGTCTCGCACTAAAATTAACCTTGTATTTTAAATGACTAACCATGTGTTAGGTAAATTTGTCATAACCATCACATCATCAATATCAATGTaaagtaatataatatatattaactcACTATCCATCCGCCTCCGGCGATGTCCATATCACAGACGACATTATATTTGGATTTTCCCCTTGAAAGAGTGTACAGGCCTGTAGGGTGAGGACTACATGTCTGCCGCCAATTTAGACATGACTTAGAATCTTGAAAAAAAGTATAagcttatttttaaaatcattagtATACTGTATAATTTCTAGATATACAGTGTGTCGTTGAAACTCTTATATCAATGTTTACATTCCCGTTTTGTTTTCGCTATATAATCTTTCCAACCCGGAAATCGTTTACCATTGTGTAAACGCAGAGGTTGCTGCGCAAGAATACTCACACAGGAACACTGACTTCTGCAAGTAGTGTGCATgttatgtattatatgtattaatgtAAGGGAAATCTTGAATTATataccagaaaaaaaaatatttagaaatatttaacGGATGGAATGGAAAAAGATGTCATAATGCCCTGCAGATTGCCCAAGGACtatacgatttttttttctaaatcagaACATGCTTAATGCGGGCTATTTGTGGAAACTATTATAAATTTCGAAAAAATTGCTGGCTATTCGTTGTAAATAGGTTAGTAACTTCTTACTATGCTGGACTATTTTCACATCAGCCATTATTTCTTGTATTCAAAACCTATTTCCAAAACAAACCGAAAATATGTTATTGATAACTTTACATGTTTTTGAAGAAACCTTTACATCTTTCGAAATGAAATCACTGTAGAATATACAGACACTCTTACTGTTATcaatacatactatatatatatactgtcaacAATCAACTATACTTTCAAGCAATATATCGAAGTATGACCCGTTGGCAATCTGTATTGATGTTACCTGTGCTGGGTTTTTATCAATTCACCGACGTTATAACAATCGACAAATACATtgacaaaaacaattaattatattttcggaacactaatatttattgaaatattcgGAACAATCGGTTTGACCGTTTGCATAAGTTATTATTTAAAGTATAAATCCTAatggacctgcagtttttgatacaggcctatGAGGGTctacaaacaatataaaatcaccagatgTGTCTTTAGTTCATAAACGAAGAACttggtccaaccagtcaaacatTACAATCGAAAACGGCAGAGGGAGCCCATAAAACTTGAATTTTCTTAACAGCACACACTATGCAGCTGAGGTATCTGTCAAACTATGTTGATTATCTCTGAATGACCGTAAAATGGCCTGAAGTGATATCCCTTCTTTGACACTTGTATAATGCCATGAGTAATCCATACTAGAATAAATAAACTGATAactacaaaaagaaaaaaagaggcctaagaggccttgacggtcacctgagtgctgatacagaaagcgcattgcaaagttggttcaaatctgtaaaaagtaggtacgaattagaataaacttgATAGTTAGTGTTTTTGTTACCAAACTTTATGCTTAATTTTTTCAATTTGCTTTgtcaacgttaaacaacaaagcaaactagaagtcagtcagtgtcagtgattttaaaaatttcacttttttatctATGATGATTATTTGGGTCCATGAAACCTATAAATCAGGAggagatttttgaaattttagccattttgacccaatttggccccgtccctctgGTAACTGGGGGTCAACCAGGActaatatggatatggtgttaaacgTTCAGGCTAATatttctaacccagtttgattCATTTCCTATCAAAACTAAGCATATAATgccataaatgtgtttttcctatataaactatagtagatttgactccctccccagggaaaatctgagatcctaGGGCCATGAAGTTCACacattttgtaaagggccttaaaatctttcaatctatgaagagtatttggttccattaaatctgtgaattcagactaatttcctatgaaaacaaagcaaataattttcatcaaattattttttcctttataaactaaagtaaatttgaacccctccccaggggaaaatctgaaaTCCTatggccatgaaattcacaatttttgtaaaggaccttaagaccttccaatctattaAGAGTATCTGgatccatcaaatctgtgaattaagaagcctatttaaccccttttggctccacccctaaggcccctaggggtcggccaagaccaatatggatatgacgataaaatgctatctcaggctgtAAATTCCAACCCAGTTTAACTAATTTCccatgaaaaataagcaaataacattcatagatgtgtttttcctatataaactataataaacCCGAGCCCCTCCtcaggggaaacatgagacccgagggtcatataattcacaatctttgtaaaggaccttaagaacTTTCcatttatgaagagtatttgattctaccagtttcaaaattcagaagaagatttatgaagttttagcctatttgaccccttatggtcccgcccctaaggcctaggggtcagtcattgaaaatttgttaatatgattcaatggccatctcatagggattattctgacaacatttgactatttttttttattataaatgaccaaataatgcccaaaaatatgttttcactatataagcTATAGTAAACTTAATCCCTTCCCCAGGGGAATACTGAGACCCCAAGTaattgagacctttctatctatgaagagtattatttgattctaccacatctgtgagtggagaagaagaattttgaaattttagtcaattttatcccttttgacccctcccacagctccctggggggggggggggtccatataattcacaattttgaaaatttcttatgCCTTAGATTGTTTGTGAAAAAATTCActgagaagaagtcaaaaatatAACTTGTTTACGAAAACACGACAGACGACGACGGACGAGAgacgattagaataggtcacttgagacttcgtctcaggcgtcagtataatttgaccgggtggggtgtgttgcttggtgtcttcggcggcatgctccagtgatatagcactataaaacgggcaacagttccactatacaaggagacacaacatgaatataccgcagtctcccaaaacacgcacctcggaCAACATGCACACAACAcgctgcatacatgggaggccgtccttacatgaccatagctgttaataggacgttaataaatcaaacaaacaaacatgggctgttaaaaggacgttaaaataataaaacaaacaaacaattttgagTGTCGAAAATTTAGTTAATACACAATGGTATGTTGTTGTTTGcttttatcaatatatagaaGGTTAAACCATGGgacgttaataggacgttgattaatcaaaccaaccaaacaaacaagttatTATTAATAATACTTACACTGGTAGTAGTAAGCAACTCCATCCTGTGAGATAGCTCCATGCATGTTGTAAAAAACTTTAGAATATAACCTGCACAACCCAGTTTGCGTGTTAGCAGAAAAAGACAAACAGTATTGTTTTTTGCAATGTTTAATACAATCCTGAAATTTTGTAGCGTCACTGTATTCTTTGAGAATACCGGTTGTAAACAATGCGCCTCTTAATTTAAGGTTTTGTTTGTATGTGTTCTTGCACATCAATACGTAAGGTGGCTGTAGGATAAAGATGAAGAGAACAAGGAACATTTCCATCCTGACAAAACGGATACAAAGTTGGTTGTGATATCTCCTGTAGTTAGGATGTCTGCCGGTGAACGTAACATCCAATTAGAAGTATTgctacttttttttatttgcctCCCTTGACTGAACATACATGCATTAAACTCGATAAgttcataaaacatatatattcatttctCTACGGCTTTAGCGTATATATAAAAGATATGGTTTTTAACTATTCACAATATAACCAGTAACACTGATAAAAATCTATTGATTGTAAACAAACAGCATATTCACTATTTCAGCACCGTTAtagattaaatataaaaaacgCTCCTACGATATCCGTTAATTTTAATATTGTGGTAGTTGTATGTAATGCATACGGTAATTCAGTATTAGGAATACTGATTaagcatgcaaaaaataattaacaGTAAGAAATTATGACACATTGACCAGGGAAAAGAGGTTACTGACAGTAGTTTCACGTCGTCCTACCCGCATTCCATTTTGATTTAACATATTTCTGTATTGccataggcctttcgagataccagaattgctcgagtcccttgagaaatcaaaggactcggcagctggaccagacgaaattccatatatgtttttaaaacaattaccagactcttcactaaaatgtcttttaactatatttaatcaagtttactcttctggcaaaattcccgagtcttggaaggaatctactattataccccttccgaagcccgggaaagatgctactgatgccaataactatcgtcctatttcattgacgagttgtatttgtaaaactctagaacgtatgataaatactagattagtttggttcctggaatcaaacaatattttaagtcctttgcaaagcggctttagaaaccgcaggggaacggtagaccacttagttagactagaaagtttatttcaaattttatatctgacaggcatttcaaagttcgaacgggttcaacttattcagaaacagaaacacaggagatgggcgtccctcagggtggtatcctgtccgtcacactttttggattaaaaattaacagcataactaaatgtcttggccaatctacggaagggtctctatttgtggatgatttcttgatctgttacagataaaaaaacatgcacactatagaacgacaactacaacaatgtttaggcaaattacaaaattgggctgacgaaaatggctagattttcaagatcaaaaactgtctgtatgcacttctgtcaaaaacgaaaaccgcacaatgatcctgacctcacactcaatggaattaaaattccagtagttgaacaaactaaatttcttggactaaaatttgattcgaaactgtcctttgttccacatatcaaacatctgaaggataagtgctcgaaggcgctgaacattctacgagttctttcccattctgattggggtgcagaccgtgaaatgcttctacgtatctatcgggcacttattagatcaaaacttgactacggctctattgtctatggatcggctcgcagctcctatctacagatgcttgatcctatacagaatcagggactgcgtctcgcacttggagcttttcgaacaacacctgtgaagagtctccatgtggaagctaatgagccatctctagacgatcgacgaaagaaattatccttacagtatgctgctcaactgaaatccaatcccaaaaaccccgcattcgatcttgtatttaatccacaacaccaggacatattcagacaaaatcaaaagctcataccaacatttggcatcagaatttcagagtttttgcaggaactaaatataaatttcgacaccattgacgagtacaccgtatcggatgtaccaccatggctcattcaaacacctgatatcaatttatctctacatgagagggcaaaatccagtgcattaactgaacacaaatcctcctttcgggagtgcattagggctttccctgatcatgttaagatctacactgacggctcaaaagatggtgataaagttgcggcagcatgctgtacatctaatcactgttcctctatccgactcccggatgttgcctccattttctctgcggaatcttgtgctatcggtctggctcttgaccatatcgaagaacaccgcattgaaaaggcaattatctgttccgactctctttcgattcttcaggctttgaaatcaagaaaccctagaaacacattaatccaaaatcttttaatccgaacatttcaattatcttctaaaactcaaattacttatctctggattcccagtcatgtgggtataaaggggaatgaacaggctgataaagcagctaagactgctcttcgcctagcacaaacagatttgaaactaccatacaccgacatcaaaccttcaattcactcagccatcaaacaccattggcaacaaaggtggtctaccgaaacaaacaataaactgtttaaaattcaacctacacttaatcctaaactgtccagtcggagagaccgcagagaggaagttgttctctctcggctccgaactggacacacatattttacccattcctatctattgagaggggaggatcctcccgcatgccatgcatgtgattctcctctcacagtggagcatatcttagtgcactgtattgattttaagcacatacgagataagcactacgatgtctccgacatgtacactttgtttcatgccgtgagacataatcgcatttttaattatctcaaagaaatccgtattttagataaaatatgaacgtttttctcatcatatcatcgtatcaactcaacatttcatcgtttcattaacattttgcacgagttttctcgtgtgttttagccaaaactatttcatcccatgcaaacctgttttttatcaaatacacgtttacaatctgtgttttaatccttacttgttttttttaccctgatcttttatcctgataataatgctTGACTTGTAGTtgggccctaaatgaccttagttgtcgatgggccgtaaaactcaaacaaacaaaacaaacaaataaatgtgaTGGTGTGAAAAGCAGGGTCGACCTTGAAAAGTGATATTTATAAAACTTctcaatacatgtattgttacaTTGAATTGCCGAAATCGGTAAA
This genomic interval carries:
- the LOC138305057 gene encoding ficolin-2-like; this translates as MEMFLVLFIFILQPPYVLMCKNTYKQNLKLRGALFTTGILKEYSDATKFQDCIKHCKKQYCLSFSANTQTGLCRLYSKVFYNMHGAISQDGVAYYYQYSKSCLNWRQTCSPHPTGLYTLSRGKSKYNVVCDMDIAGGGWIVMQNRFDGSVSFNRGGFSGTGFGDFGNGEFWSGLGIVKNMCYRPACEAHVELEDWQGVRKFASYSKFRCSWAGWGFPLTISGYSGNAGDAMGNLTGKKFIRCDGYSWWYDDCYQDQSNINGVYTVDNGTAVDNAMTWWTFHGSNRPLKKSRFLASDLGGGTKEEDPGPFVTAESTTSKRFGEIRVALPGPRHSGSTKCDIKCQEEL